ACCTCACAAACACTTGCCGCAGCGTCATCGAGCCCCGGCCACCACATTCTAGAAAAGATCGCCCCCGCTGTCCCGTTCTTCGAACGGCCGAAGCCGGACCGCATTGACACATTCGCATCCGGCGACTGATGTAGCGCCTCTGCAAACCGGGGACGCCCAAGAGCTTCGCCGGACCGGCACCGTCCGTCAGTGCAACAGTCAGGGATTCCCCGCGTGACTCCGACTTTCCTGAACGACTTCTTCTACGAGTTCGTCACGCTCTTCGTCATCCTCGATCCCATCGCCACGGTGCCGATCTTTCTCATGGTCACGGCCGGCCTGGACCGCAAGAGAGCGCTCCTGGTGGCGGCCTATGCGGTGGGCGTCGCCTTCCTGATCCTTCTGTTCTTCATCGTCGTGGGACGGCCGCTGCTGTCGGCGCTTCACATCCCGATGTCCTCGTTCCAGTTGGCGGGATCGATCGTGCTGCTGCTGTTCGGCGTGAAGATGGTGTTGGGCAAGGTGACGGAGGACGCGCTCAGCATGCCCGATGATGCGACGCCGCTTCAGCGCGCGGTCTTCCCGCTGGCGGTTCCCGGCATCGCCGGCGCGGGCGCGATCCTGACCGTCGTGCTGCTGACCGACAACAACGTCCGCTCGTTCGGCGAGCAGGTCACGACGACGGCCATCCTCGCGCTCTGCCTCTTCCTGCTCTTCGTGGCCTACGCGCTGGCCGGAACCCTGTTCCGCCTGCTCGGCAAGCCCGGCATCGAGATCGTGAGCCGCGTGTTCGGCCTCATCCTGTCGAGCATCGCCGTCACGGGACTGATCGTCGCCATCAAGCTGAGCTTCGGCCTCGGCTGAGGCTCACAATCTCAGGAGCCAGGCCTCGACGTTGCCCTTGCCCTTCACCTCGATCTCGCCGCGCGCCTCGAAGACGAACTGGTCCTTGAGCTTCTCGTAGACCGGTCGCGTGACCTGGATCGAATCGGGGATGCCGCCGGATTCCATGCGGCTCGCGAGGTTTACCGTGTCGCCCCACAGATCGTAGATGTACTTGCTCTTGCCGATGACGCCGGCCACGACCGGGCCGCTGTTGATGCCGACGCGCAATTTCATCGACACGCCATGCTCCATCGCATGCTCGCGGGTGATGTGGACCATGCGGATCGCCATGCGCACCATGCGCTCGGCGTGATTCGGCACCGGCACCGGCAGCCCGCAGACCGCCATGTAGGCGTCGCCGACGGTCTTGATCTTTTCGATGCCGAGCTCGCTGGCGGCGACGTCGAAGCGGGTGAACAGGCCGTTCAGAAGCGTGACGACCTCGGCTGGCGGCATCTCCGACGAAAGCTGGGTGAAGCCGACGAGGTCGGCGAAGGCGACCGTGACCTCAGCAAAGCCGTCGGCAATGCCCTTCTCGCCGCCGCGCAGCCGGTTGGCAATCGGCGCCGGCAGCACGTTCAGGAGAAGCTCCTCGTTCTCGCGGTTCTTCGATTCGATGACGAGGTTCTTCCGGTTCAGCTCGTCGATCATGCCGTTGAAGGCGAGGCAGAGCTGGCCGATCTCGTCGCGCGAACGGACCGGCACGTGCGCATCGAGATCGCCGGCCGCGAAGCGCCGCACGCCGGCCGTGAGGTCGCGCAACGGACCGAGCAGCGAGCGCGAGAGCCAGGCCCCGGTGAAGACCACGATCAAGAAGGCGATCGCTCCGACGATCATGAGGTCACGCTCCAGCCGATAGACCGGCGCGAAGGCTTCCGCGCTGTCGATCTTGGCGACCAGCCCCCATTTGACGCCGGCGATCCGGACCGGTCCCCAGGACGCCAGCGTGGGTACGCCGCGATAGCCGACGATCTCGCCGAACCCCTCTACGCCACCGACCGCGGCGCGCGTCGCCGACGTGTCGGCGCGCTGGTGCAGGATCGGAGAGCCGAATCGCTTGATGGCGGCAATGTCCTCGTCGGCCGCGCCGCCGGCCTTCAATTCGGTGAAATAGACGTCGCGGTTCTCGAAGAAATAGCGGCCGCTGGAGCGCACCAGGAAATCCGGGCCGATCAGATAGGCCTCGCCGGTCGAGCGAAAGCCCTCGTTGCGCCAGCGTCGGCCGCCGGTGACGATATTGTCGATCTCGTCGATGGACAGTTCCGCGATCAGCACGCCGGTCACGGCGCCCTGGTCGATGATCGGGGCCGCCATGAATGCGGACGGCAACCCTTCGGATGGCAGATAGGCCGAGAAATCCTCGAGGCACGTCGCGGAGGGATCGGGGGTGGTGGCACAGCGCGCCGCGGCCGCGGCGAGATTGGACTGGCGATAGGGGCCGGCCCGGAGCGAAGTCGCGAAGTCGGCATCTTTGTCGACCGTGTAGATCACCCGCCCCGTCCTCGGATCGACGATCATGAAGTCGTGAAAGCCGAGTGTCGCGGCCGCCGTCCGCATCAGCGGGTGATAGACCGCATGGACCTTGCTGTAGGCGCTGCCGTCGCCGGCATCGTCGAGGAGGTCCCGCCGCCCGTCGGGATGCGGATTGCGGACGATGTAGAGGTCCTGCAGGAAGTACGCGGCCGAACTGGTCGGCATGAACTCGGCGGCGGGAACATCCGCGCCCAGCAGCTTGCGCACCATCGGCAGGTAGTGGCCCCCGTACCAGCCCTGGACGGCCTGCTTCACCTCGGCCGGGAGTTCCTTGCTGTCCAACTCGTCGACGGCCTCGCGGAAGCCGCGCGTGGCGTCCACGACCATCTTGGCGGCTGCGAGCAGGCGCATCTCGCTGCGCACGGTGCGGAAATACCCCTCGACCTGGTGCGCCTTGGTCTCGCGGGCCGCGGTGAGCTGGTCGAAGATCGCCCGCTCGAGCGCCTCGCGGGCCTGGATGTAGCCCAGCACACCGGTGATCACGACCGCGACCGCGCCCAGCAGCAGCAGGATCGCGAACAGCTTGGCCGCCAGTCCCCAGCGAGTTGGCCGTGGCTCGGCGGCGGTCACGGTCATGACACGACTTATCCCTTCTTCGCGCCGTAGGTGCCGCCGGAGTTGATCGCGCGGATCTCGGCGGCGGTCTTGGCCTTGCGCATCATCTCGAGCTTCTCGGCCTCGTCGGCCAGCATCGCCTGGGCGTTCTTCAGTACGGCGCGGGCATGCTGTGCGGGAAACTTCACGGCGCCGTTCTCGTCCATGTGGATCAGCTCGCCCGGCGCCACGTCCATGCCGCCGACCGACACCGGGGCGTTGACCGACTGGACCGCCATGTCGCCGTGCCCGGCCGTGACGCCGCCCAGCAGCATCTGGAACTTCATGCGGCGGATCGCATCGACGTCGCGCGACGGGCCGTTCGACAGCAGGCCGACGCAGCCGACGGCCTGCATCGAGGTCGTCATCATCTCGCCGGCGAGGCCCGCCTTGTTCATCAGCTCCGGGGGCCACTTCTGCTGGATGACCAGGATGGTCGGCTTCTTCATGGCGTCGAGCGCATCGACCACGTCCATGAAGGTGAGACGGCCGGCGAAGTTCGGGTCTGGCAGGCCGTACACGCAGGTAACGGCATAGCCGATGAGCGCGCCCATCTCCGGATACATGCAGCGGATCGAGGTGTCGGTGTACCAGTTCTCGGTCCACGGGTTGTAGAGGCCGAGGCAGAGGGGATTCTTCGGATAGGTCGCGACCACGTTGGTAATGGTCGGCGTGTCGATCTTGCGCAGCTCGGCGAACAGCTGGTCTTCGGAAAGCTCGGACATGTCGGTCGTTTCCCCCTGGGTACGGCTTCGTTCTTCGCGCGAAAGGCGGCGGCGGGCAAGAGCCCTGCCCGCCCCCGTCACCCGCGCCGCCTCACGGCACGAAAATCAGGAAGACGAAGGTCGCGAACAGGACCAGGTGAACGAAGCCCGGCAGGATGTTCGTCCGCCCTCCACCGAAGGTCACGAGGCTGACGCCGAACGTCAGGACCAGCAGCACGATGTCGTGCGTGTCGATGCCGAGCGCGAGCGGCTGGTTCAGGACCATCGCCAGCAGACTGACCGCCGGGATGGTAAGTCCGATCGTGGCCAGGGAAGAGCCGAGCGCGAGGTTCAGGCTCTTCTGCAGCTCGTTGCGCCGGGCCGCGCGCAGCGCGGCCAGGGTTTCGGGCAGCAGCACCAGCAGCGCGACCAGCAGGCCGATGGCATCGCGCGGCGCGCCGACGGCGGTGACGACCTTCTCAACCGAGCCGGAGAAGCCCTTGGCCAGGAGCACCACCGCGACCAGAGAGACCACGAGCTGGCCGACGCTTTCCCAGAACTCGGTCGGCGTTGGGCCGCCGCCGGCCTCGCCATGGCCCTCGCCGGAATCCGAGAGAAAGTAGTCGCGATGACGGATCGTCTGGACGTAGAGGAAGACGCCATAGAGGACGAGGGTGACGAAGCTTACGAAGACGAGCTGGGTCGGCGAATAGAACGGGCCGGGTGCGCTGGTCGTATAGGTCGGCAGGATCAGCGTCAGCGTGGCGAGCGGCATCAGCACCACGAGATAGGCGTTGGCGCCCGGCAGGCGGAAACCCTGCTCGCCGTAGCGAAGCCCGCCCACGATCAGGCACAGGCCCACCATGCCGTTGCAGACGACCATGATCACGGAGAAGACCGTCTCGCGCGCGAGCCCCTCGTTACCCTCGCCCGCGAACATGATCGAGAGGATCAGCGCCACCTCGATCACCGTCACGGCCACGGTCAGCACGAGCGTGCCGTAGGGTTCGCCCAGGCGATGGGCGATGACGTCGGCGTGATGGACCGAGGAGAAGACCGTGGCCATAAGCACCGCCAGCTCGATGACGGGCAACACGGCGGCCATGGTCGGCGAGAGCGAGCCGCGGCCGATGGCCAGGGAAATCGCGAGGGCAATGAGGAGGCCGAGCGCGGGAACCAGCCGCCACGAGAGGGGCTTGCGCGCGCTGGCCATCCGCTAGCGCGCCTGGCGCCGTTTCCACCAATCCGCGAGTTCGCCGACGACGCCCTTGCGGAATGCGAGCACGATCACCACGAAGATGGCCCCCTGGATCACCAGCACGAACTCGCCGGTGAAGGCCAGGTAGTTCTGCATGGTGACGATGATGAAGGCACCGACCACCGGGCCGACGATGGTGCCGAGGCCGCCGACCAGCGCCATCAAAACGACCTCGCCGGAGGTCGAGGCCGCTACGTCCGTGAGGGTCGCGAACTGCTGCACCATCGCCTTGGTGGCGCCGGCAAGGCCGGCCAGCGCCGCCGACAGGACGAAGGCCAGCAGCTTGTAGCGATCGGCCTCATAGCCCAGCGACTTGGCGCGCTGTTCGTTGTCTCGAATGGCCTTCAGCACCTGCCCGAAGGGCGAATGGATGACGCGATAGATGGCGGCGTAGCCGAACAGGAAGATCGCCAGCACGACGTAGTACAGGACCTTGTCGTCCTTGATCGGGATCAGGCCGCCGAGCAGCGCCTTGCGGGGGATGCCCTGCAAGCCATCCTCACCGCCGGTGAACGGCGCCTGGATGCAGAAGAAATAGACCATCTGCGC
This DNA window, taken from Reyranella humidisoli, encodes the following:
- a CDS encoding MarC family protein; this encodes MTPTFLNDFFYEFVTLFVILDPIATVPIFLMVTAGLDRKRALLVAAYAVGVAFLILLFFIVVGRPLLSALHIPMSSFQLAGSIVLLLFGVKMVLGKVTEDALSMPDDATPLQRAVFPLAVPGIAGAGAILTVVLLTDNNVRSFGEQVTTTAILALCLFLLFVAYALAGTLFRLLGKPGIEIVSRVFGLILSSIAVTGLIVAIKLSFGLG
- a CDS encoding adenylate/guanylate cyclase domain-containing protein, with translation MTVTAAEPRPTRWGLAAKLFAILLLLGAVAVVITGVLGYIQAREALERAIFDQLTAARETKAHQVEGYFRTVRSEMRLLAAAKMVVDATRGFREAVDELDSKELPAEVKQAVQGWYGGHYLPMVRKLLGADVPAAEFMPTSSAAYFLQDLYIVRNPHPDGRRDLLDDAGDGSAYSKVHAVYHPLMRTAAATLGFHDFMIVDPRTGRVIYTVDKDADFATSLRAGPYRQSNLAAAAARCATTPDPSATCLEDFSAYLPSEGLPSAFMAAPIIDQGAVTGVLIAELSIDEIDNIVTGGRRWRNEGFRSTGEAYLIGPDFLVRSSGRYFFENRDVYFTELKAGGAADEDIAAIKRFGSPILHQRADTSATRAAVGGVEGFGEIVGYRGVPTLASWGPVRIAGVKWGLVAKIDSAEAFAPVYRLERDLMIVGAIAFLIVVFTGAWLSRSLLGPLRDLTAGVRRFAAGDLDAHVPVRSRDEIGQLCLAFNGMIDELNRKNLVIESKNRENEELLLNVLPAPIANRLRGGEKGIADGFAEVTVAFADLVGFTQLSSEMPPAEVVTLLNGLFTRFDVAASELGIEKIKTVGDAYMAVCGLPVPVPNHAERMVRMAIRMVHITREHAMEHGVSMKLRVGINSGPVVAGVIGKSKYIYDLWGDTVNLASRMESGGIPDSIQVTRPVYEKLKDQFVFEARGEIEVKGKGNVEAWLLRL
- a CDS encoding RraA family protein: MSELSEDQLFAELRKIDTPTITNVVATYPKNPLCLGLYNPWTENWYTDTSIRCMYPEMGALIGYAVTCVYGLPDPNFAGRLTFMDVVDALDAMKKPTILVIQQKWPPELMNKAGLAGEMMTTSMQAVGCVGLLSNGPSRDVDAIRRMKFQMLLGGVTAGHGDMAVQSVNAPVSVGGMDVAPGELIHMDENGAVKFPAQHARAVLKNAQAMLADEAEKLEMMRKAKTAAEIRAINSGGTYGAKKG
- a CDS encoding calcium:proton antiporter → MASARKPLSWRLVPALGLLIALAISLAIGRGSLSPTMAAVLPVIELAVLMATVFSSVHHADVIAHRLGEPYGTLVLTVAVTVIEVALILSIMFAGEGNEGLARETVFSVIMVVCNGMVGLCLIVGGLRYGEQGFRLPGANAYLVVLMPLATLTLILPTYTTSAPGPFYSPTQLVFVSFVTLVLYGVFLYVQTIRHRDYFLSDSGEGHGEAGGGPTPTEFWESVGQLVVSLVAVVLLAKGFSGSVEKVVTAVGAPRDAIGLLVALLVLLPETLAALRAARRNELQKSLNLALGSSLATIGLTIPAVSLLAMVLNQPLALGIDTHDIVLLVLTFGVSLVTFGGGRTNILPGFVHLVLFATFVFLIFVP
- a CDS encoding branched-chain amino acid ABC transporter permease, producing the protein MNATRIGYALLIVLALVAPAFAYPVFLMKALCFALFACAFNLLLGYAGLMSFGHAMFFGMAGYFYGHVVKAWDMAPELGLLLGVAGAALLGLVTGALAIRRQGIYFAMITLAFAQMVYFFCIQAPFTGGEDGLQGIPRKALLGGLIPIKDDKVLYYVVLAIFLFGYAAIYRVIHSPFGQVLKAIRDNEQRAKSLGYEADRYKLLAFVLSAALAGLAGATKAMVQQFATLTDVAASTSGEVVLMALVGGLGTIVGPVVGAFIIVTMQNYLAFTGEFVLVIQGAIFVVIVLAFRKGVVGELADWWKRRQAR